Proteins co-encoded in one Longimicrobium sp. genomic window:
- a CDS encoding ParA family protein, whose translation MELATELGGATLKQSKQNYLKVHRRLSDGIDAIDPDTYDIILIDCPPNFNVVTKTAIVASDYILIPAKPDYLSTLGIDYLQRSVTALVTDFNEYAELDNAQPGIQISPEILGVVFTMVSMYGGQPISAMRPFIAQTKRLGVPVFSTFIRENKSLFGDAPQSGVPVVLVPQSSGTYKEVLTELESLTTEFLQKIEG comes from the coding sequence TTGGAACTTGCGACGGAATTGGGTGGTGCCACCCTAAAACAATCGAAGCAGAACTACCTAAAGGTGCACCGGCGTTTAAGTGATGGAATCGATGCTATCGATCCGGATACCTACGACATAATACTGATCGATTGCCCGCCGAACTTCAACGTGGTGACCAAAACTGCTATCGTGGCGAGTGATTACATCCTCATACCAGCCAAGCCGGATTATTTGTCAACATTGGGCATTGATTACCTTCAACGAAGCGTGACCGCTCTGGTTACGGACTTTAACGAATACGCCGAACTGGACAACGCACAACCAGGAATCCAGATTAGCCCTGAGATCCTAGGGGTAGTATTCACGATGGTGAGCATGTACGGGGGGCAGCCGATATCCGCCATGCGGCCGTTCATCGCTCAGACCAAGAGATTGGGCGTGCCCGTGTTCTCGACATTTATCCGTGAGAACAAGTCTTTATTCGGAGATGCGCCGCAATCAGGGGTCCCCGTGGTGCTCGTTCCGCAATCAAGCGGTACATACAAAGAGGTCCTGACCGAGTTGGAATCGCTCACTACAGAATTCCTACAGAAGATCGAAGGGTGA
- a CDS encoding ParA family protein — protein sequence MLVVSVINYKGGVGKTTVTSNLATELAFRGQRVLAIDLDPQASLTFSLVRPEYWEAELSAGKTIKAWFDSFSSGQALSLEDLVISPTAANARIPDGSLDLIPSHLGLIKR from the coding sequence ATGCTGGTTGTATCAGTAATCAACTACAAAGGTGGCGTTGGCAAAACGACAGTAACTTCCAACCTCGCGACAGAACTCGCTTTTCGCGGCCAGCGGGTCCTCGCGATTGACCTTGATCCGCAAGCTAGCCTCACCTTCTCACTTGTGCGCCCAGAGTATTGGGAGGCAGAGCTTTCGGCCGGAAAGACGATCAAGGCGTGGTTCGATTCGTTTTCAAGTGGCCAGGCCCTCTCTCTTGAAGATCTGGTGATTTCACCGACAGCCGCGAACGCACGAATCCCCGATGGTTCCCTGGATCTGATCCCATCGCATCTAGGATTGATCAAACGTTGA